The Peribacillus sp. FSL P2-0133 genome has a segment encoding these proteins:
- the hmpA gene encoding NO-inducible flavohemoprotein: protein MLSQKTIDVIKSTVPVLEVHGTTITSVFYKNLFEAHPELLNVFNHANQKKGRQQNALANTVLAAAKYIDQLETIIPAVKQIAQKHRSLAVKAEHYPIVGEFLLGAIKEVLQDSATEEILQAWGEAYGVIADAFISIEKEMYDEASNQVGGWSDFKRFTVVEKVPESDVITSFYLKPSDGEKVPSFLPGQYITIRIEIPGERYLFNRQYSLSDVPGKDYFRISVKKEKPGTSPDGRVSNYLHESIQIGDSIDVTAPAGDFTIDLEKRTPAVFLSGGIGITPFMSMVHAIAEQTPERDVQFIHASDNGRLQPFRMELTELAHKLTSYQLSFVFKNPGEDDMNLPNFKKEGYIDKELLSGFVKPEADYYVCGPVPFMKAIITYLNELGIDTDKIHYEFFGPAIAL, encoded by the coding sequence ATGCTATCCCAAAAAACTATTGATGTTATCAAATCAACCGTACCTGTATTAGAAGTGCATGGTACAACAATCACAAGTGTATTCTATAAAAATCTTTTCGAAGCACATCCTGAATTATTAAATGTTTTTAATCACGCCAATCAAAAAAAGGGGCGCCAGCAAAATGCACTAGCCAACACGGTTTTGGCAGCAGCTAAATATATAGATCAACTCGAAACGATAATACCTGCCGTGAAGCAAATAGCACAAAAACACAGAAGTCTTGCCGTTAAAGCCGAACATTATCCCATTGTTGGAGAATTTCTATTAGGTGCAATCAAGGAAGTGTTACAAGATTCAGCTACAGAAGAAATCCTCCAAGCTTGGGGAGAGGCCTATGGGGTCATTGCCGATGCTTTCATTAGCATCGAAAAGGAAATGTACGACGAAGCTTCCAATCAGGTCGGCGGATGGTCTGATTTCAAACGATTCACAGTGGTGGAAAAAGTACCGGAAAGTGACGTAATCACATCCTTTTATTTAAAACCATCAGATGGAGAGAAGGTTCCATCATTTCTTCCTGGACAATATATTACCATTCGGATCGAGATACCGGGTGAACGCTATTTATTCAACCGTCAATATAGCTTGTCTGATGTTCCGGGAAAAGATTATTTCCGGATTTCCGTTAAAAAAGAAAAGCCGGGAACCTCTCCTGATGGAAGGGTCTCTAACTACTTGCATGAATCCATTCAGATTGGTGACAGTATTGACGTAACGGCTCCTGCAGGAGATTTCACCATCGATTTGGAAAAACGAACACCTGCAGTATTCTTGAGCGGAGGCATTGGCATAACACCTTTCATGAGTATGGTCCATGCGATAGCTGAACAAACACCTGAGCGTGATGTACAATTCATTCATGCTTCCGATAATGGTCGGTTACAGCCGTTCAGAATGGAACTGACAGAACTAGCCCACAAGCTTACCAGCTATCAATTATCCTTTGTCTTTAAAAATCCGGGTGAGGATGATATGAACCTGCCGAATTTTAAAAAGGAAGGGTATATCGATAAGGAATTATTGAGCGGTTTTGTTAAACCTGAAGCTGATTATTATGTGTGTGGCCCTGTTCCTTTCATGAAGGCCATCATTACTTATCTAAATGAGCTGGGGATAGATACGGATAAAATTCACTATGAGTTCTTCGGCCCGGCAATAGCGTTATAA
- a CDS encoding Rrf2 family transcriptional regulator — protein sequence MRLTSYSDYSLRVLIYLASHDQSKLSSIKEISEVYQLSKNHLMKIVHNLGKLGYIETIRGRNGGFRLAKSPAEINVGELVRRTEEDFYLVECFKDHDNCVISPVCSLKFVLNNALDAFLKVLDQYTIADFSENKVMLKTYFDSVKKNDEEPDFL from the coding sequence ATGAGGTTGACGAGTTATTCCGATTACTCACTTAGAGTGTTGATTTACCTGGCTTCCCACGACCAAAGCAAATTATCAAGTATTAAAGAGATTTCTGAAGTTTATCAACTGTCTAAAAATCATTTGATGAAGATTGTTCATAATCTTGGAAAATTAGGCTATATTGAGACGATTCGTGGAAGAAATGGCGGATTTCGGCTTGCAAAATCACCCGCAGAAATAAATGTAGGGGAACTTGTACGGCGAACCGAGGAGGATTTTTATCTAGTGGAATGTTTTAAAGATCACGATAACTGTGTGATTTCTCCCGTTTGTTCATTGAAATTTGTTCTTAATAATGCCTTGGATGCTTTTCTAAAGGTCCTTGATCAATATACGATTGCAGACTTCAGTGAAAATAAAGTGATGCTCAAAACCTATTTCGATTCGGTAAAGAAGAATGACGAAGAGCCCGATTTTTTATAA
- a CDS encoding zinc-finger domain-containing protein: MNRKKIYEEVEDVLASFCQDCFLRKHFRKEKGRTYAHQFCISECTVGEKLKHLGNELSDRS, encoded by the coding sequence ATGAACAGGAAAAAAATATATGAAGAAGTGGAAGATGTTCTCGCTTCATTTTGCCAAGATTGTTTTTTACGAAAGCATTTTCGAAAAGAGAAAGGGCGGACGTATGCCCATCAGTTCTGTATTTCAGAATGTACGGTTGGTGAAAAATTAAAACACCTGGGAAATGAACTTAGTGACCGATCTTAA
- a CDS encoding reverse transcriptase-like protein: MKVIMQWTYHASKKPSADFVSDWLDAGTALVITEDLEKAGRLKEVEFKDEFDTTWTKKELKKLLTEVEEEPQDVTVFFDGGYQKDEKVAGIGVAIYFRQGKKFWRLRTNVKLEQFESNNEAEYAAFHEAVRQMDELGIHHQSCVFKGDSLVVLNQLSGEWPCMEENLNKWLDRIEAKLDKLKIIPVCKPISRKENQEADRLATLALQGKAIFSKMEIAESKEP; the protein is encoded by the coding sequence TTGAAGGTAATTATGCAATGGACATATCATGCTTCAAAAAAACCATCTGCCGATTTCGTTTCGGATTGGCTTGATGCCGGAACTGCACTGGTCATTACGGAAGATCTTGAAAAGGCAGGAAGGCTGAAAGAAGTGGAGTTCAAGGATGAATTCGATACAACTTGGACAAAGAAGGAGCTAAAGAAACTCCTGACGGAAGTTGAGGAAGAACCGCAGGATGTGACTGTTTTTTTTGATGGCGGTTATCAAAAAGATGAAAAGGTGGCAGGAATCGGTGTTGCCATTTATTTTCGTCAAGGTAAGAAGTTCTGGCGGTTACGCACCAATGTGAAATTGGAGCAATTCGAATCCAATAATGAAGCGGAATATGCGGCCTTTCATGAAGCGGTCAGGCAGATGGACGAACTTGGAATCCACCATCAAAGCTGTGTCTTTAAAGGGGATTCTCTCGTTGTCTTAAATCAACTTTCCGGTGAATGGCCCTGTATGGAAGAAAACTTAAATAAATGGCTTGACCGCATTGAAGCAAAACTGGATAAATTAAAGATTATTCCTGTCTGCAAGCCAATTTCTCGAAAGGAAAACCAGGAAGCCGATCGCCTGGCAACACTTGCACTGCAGGGAAAAGCCATTTTCAGCAAAATGGAAATTGCTGAGTCAAAGGAGCCATAA
- a CDS encoding reverse transcriptase-like protein yields MIEVYIDGASAGNPGPSGAGVFINNNGVVERHAFPLGNMENHEAEYHALIKALEICVANKYQIVSFRTDSQAINQAIEKRFAKNKYAILLERALKLSDELELFFMKWIPNLENKSADELARRAIRLNKSEEIHEQDS; encoded by the coding sequence TTGATCGAAGTGTATATTGATGGTGCCAGTGCAGGCAATCCAGGGCCGAGCGGCGCAGGTGTTTTCATAAATAATAATGGTGTGGTCGAGCGGCATGCCTTTCCGCTTGGAAACATGGAAAACCATGAAGCGGAGTACCATGCTTTAATCAAAGCATTGGAAATTTGTGTAGCCAATAAGTATCAAATCGTTTCTTTTCGTACTGACTCCCAAGCCATCAACCAGGCCATTGAAAAAAGATTTGCAAAGAATAAGTATGCCATTTTGTTGGAACGGGCGCTAAAGCTTTCCGATGAGCTTGAATTATTTTTCATGAAATGGATTCCAAATCTCGAAAACAAGTCCGCGGATGAGTTGGCGAGACGAGCCATTCGATTGAATAAGTCTGAGGAAATTCATGAACAAGACAGCTGA
- a CDS encoding DMT family transporter, translated as MNKTADFSLLFVVFIWGVTFVMVQNALSFLDPFTFNAVRFFMAFVFLLIPYISTLHKKGKTWNKGLFMAGFHIGVWLFLGYGLQTIGLNYTTPAKTGFITGLSVVMVPVFSLLLLKHRLSRNTIIGVAAATIGLYLMTFADRSNLNIGDLLVFLCAISFAMQIITTARYAKTLPALPLTLIQVSTVSLLSFVSAFIFKENHSVIFSSEVMLQKDVWTALLVTAALATAFAFFAQTFFQAYTTPTRVALIFSMEPVFAALSSYILIGEKLTTASIIGCAFIFLGMIFAELPVKKKKTVTQDFS; from the coding sequence ATGAACAAGACAGCTGATTTTTCGTTATTATTCGTTGTATTCATCTGGGGTGTAACTTTTGTCATGGTCCAAAACGCCCTATCTTTTCTAGACCCCTTCACGTTTAATGCGGTCCGTTTCTTCATGGCATTCGTTTTCTTGCTCATCCCTTATATATCGACTTTACACAAAAAGGGGAAAACTTGGAACAAGGGTCTTTTTATGGCTGGGTTTCATATTGGGGTTTGGCTTTTTCTGGGGTATGGGCTTCAAACGATCGGATTGAATTATACAACTCCTGCGAAGACAGGCTTTATAACAGGATTAAGTGTCGTCATGGTACCCGTGTTTTCCCTGCTGCTTTTAAAACATAGGCTTTCCCGCAATACAATAATTGGTGTCGCAGCCGCAACCATCGGGCTTTATTTAATGACTTTCGCTGACCGCTCCAATTTGAATATCGGGGATTTACTGGTATTTTTATGCGCAATCAGTTTTGCCATGCAGATTATTACTACCGCTAGATATGCCAAGACCTTACCTGCTTTACCGTTGACGCTGATTCAGGTTTCCACCGTATCCTTATTATCATTTGTTTCAGCCTTCATTTTCAAAGAGAATCATTCCGTCATCTTCAGCTCGGAGGTCATGTTACAGAAGGACGTATGGACTGCTTTATTGGTTACGGCAGCCCTTGCAACTGCGTTCGCCTTTTTTGCACAAACCTTCTTCCAAGCATATACGACACCTACAAGAGTGGCGCTGATCTTTTCAATGGAACCGGTTTTTGCCGCGTTATCCTCATACATATTGATAGGGGAAAAATTGACTACCGCCTCCATCATCGGCTGCGCATTCATATTCTTGGGGATGATTTTCGCTGAACTGCCTGTTAAGAAAAAGAAAACCGTGACACAGGACTTTTCTTGA
- a CDS encoding DUF6123 family protein, with protein MDAKVAKSTEEYVSFLEGKGFTFGNDAIGFIYFGKRYTDASDILVNAAIELTLKVQKNFDGSFYISFLENLKQNGIETRSAAVSFAKEQGLLK; from the coding sequence GTGGATGCAAAAGTGGCGAAGTCAACTGAAGAGTATGTTAGTTTTTTAGAGGGTAAGGGATTCACTTTTGGTAATGACGCTATTGGTTTTATTTATTTTGGTAAGCGCTACACGGATGCGAGTGATATTTTAGTCAATGCAGCAATAGAATTGACATTGAAGGTACAAAAGAACTTTGATGGCAGCTTTTATATCTCCTTTTTGGAAAACTTAAAACAAAATGGCATTGAAACGCGTAGTGCAGCGGTATCTTTTGCAAAAGAACAGGGGCTGCTAAAATAA
- a CDS encoding 5'-3' exonuclease H3TH domain-containing protein gives MKENEQHPSFMLVDGMALLFRAFYATAVTGQFMINSKGIPTNAVQGFLKHMLTAVNHFSPSHVAVCWDMGSKTFRNELFDGYKANRSEAPVEMIPQFGLAKQAVEAFDIPNIGLSGYEADDCIGTIAKASAQHSRVGILTGDQDMLQLIDENISVLLLKKGYGNYEVHNPDSFFEWKGITPRQMIDLKALMGDTADNYPGVKGIGEKTALKLLIQYQSIEGILENVASLTNGQRAKIESAVDMLHLSRKLAEIKCDVPISCSLDDAVYQYDREKVKNLARDHEFRALLRMI, from the coding sequence ATGAAAGAAAACGAGCAGCATCCTTCCTTTATGCTTGTCGATGGGATGGCGCTTTTATTTAGAGCTTTTTATGCAACGGCAGTTACTGGTCAATTCATGATTAACTCAAAAGGCATCCCGACTAATGCCGTTCAAGGTTTTTTGAAGCATATGCTGACGGCGGTGAATCACTTTTCACCTAGTCATGTAGCGGTGTGTTGGGATATGGGCAGCAAGACTTTCAGAAATGAATTATTTGATGGATACAAGGCTAATCGATCAGAAGCTCCAGTCGAAATGATCCCTCAATTCGGCCTAGCGAAACAAGCGGTTGAAGCATTTGATATCCCTAACATAGGGCTCTCTGGATATGAGGCGGATGACTGTATCGGGACAATTGCCAAGGCATCTGCCCAACATAGCCGGGTGGGTATATTGACTGGCGATCAAGATATGCTTCAGTTAATAGATGAAAACATTTCCGTGCTATTGTTAAAAAAAGGATATGGTAACTATGAAGTTCATAATCCCGATAGTTTTTTTGAATGGAAAGGGATCACACCAAGACAAATGATCGATTTAAAAGCTTTAATGGGTGATACAGCTGATAACTATCCCGGAGTTAAAGGAATTGGGGAGAAGACAGCGTTGAAATTATTGATCCAGTATCAAAGTATCGAAGGGATTCTTGAAAATGTTGCTTCATTGACGAACGGGCAGCGGGCTAAAATTGAATCCGCCGTCGATATGCTTCATTTATCCAGAAAGCTAGCAGAAATAAAATGTGATGTACCAATTTCATGTTCTTTGGACGATGCGGTCTATCAGTATGATCGCGAGAAGGTCAAAAATCTGGCTAGGGATCATGAATTCAGGGCTTTACTGCGAATGATTTAA
- a CDS encoding sulfurtransferase: MSFIIEKEELLPMLNSRDIRICDCRFQLGSPDAGYNEYKKDHISGAVYFDLEKDLSGQVQEHGGRHPLPDLETFQNKLESNGITNDTVLIAYDGGEGSFASRFVWLLSYLGHQKVFVLNGGFRAWRDNGYPIDSNQTKYVPTEYHIDLNESVFASFQTVKDYTMNRPDDLVLMDSRESKRYEGIEEPIDKKAGHIPGAVNKVWTNVLENGYFKKKEDLQSSFTGIGKDKEIIVYCGSGVTASPNYIALKEAGFKDVKIYIGSFSDWISYDDNPIE, encoded by the coding sequence ATGAGTTTTATAATTGAAAAAGAAGAGCTGTTGCCGATGTTGAATTCTCGAGATATCAGAATTTGTGACTGCCGCTTTCAGCTAGGCTCTCCTGATGCGGGGTATAATGAATACAAAAAAGACCATATTTCCGGCGCTGTTTATTTCGATCTTGAAAAGGACTTATCGGGGCAGGTTCAAGAACATGGCGGAAGACATCCTCTTCCTGACCTGGAAACCTTTCAAAATAAACTGGAATCAAATGGAATAACCAATGATACGGTACTTATTGCTTATGATGGCGGGGAAGGTTCTTTTGCTTCCAGGTTTGTCTGGCTGCTCAGCTATCTTGGGCATCAGAAAGTTTTTGTTCTTAACGGGGGCTTTCGCGCCTGGAGGGATAATGGCTATCCAATTGACTCGAATCAAACGAAATATGTGCCAACAGAATATCATATCGATTTAAATGAGTCCGTTTTTGCATCTTTTCAAACAGTGAAGGATTACACTATGAATAGGCCTGACGATCTCGTATTAATGGATTCAAGGGAATCTAAGCGCTACGAGGGAATCGAGGAGCCGATTGATAAAAAAGCCGGACATATACCTGGTGCAGTAAATAAGGTGTGGACGAACGTTCTCGAAAATGGCTATTTTAAAAAGAAGGAAGATCTTCAGTCGAGTTTTACAGGCATCGGTAAGGATAAGGAAATCATTGTGTACTGTGGTTCAGGTGTAACGGCATCACCCAATTATATCGCCCTGAAAGAAGCGGGCTTTAAAGATGTGAAGATTTATATTGGCAGTTTCAGTGACTGGATCTCGTATGATGATAATCCAATTGAATAA
- a CDS encoding nucleotidyltransferase domain-containing protein produces MKENLISRLRYLEKKEDMTILMAAVTGSHSFGLSSGQSDYDVRFIYVHNDKRSYLSLSQPVEVIQMKEYLFDMEGWDLFKSSRLFLKSNPALFELFQSRIKLITHPDYYRKMNRLIADCYSKKALGHHYYRMMSDNLQQLTKTRGAERKELKTWVQVYRSYLILEYIIQLGSLPPLSVWELLDLVSIDQELKDRITRIFKAKQMEEYISNNESEKNLSIIKGKSLSLKNEITRLHQGKKMETELNELIWTILE; encoded by the coding sequence ATGAAAGAAAACCTTATTTCACGATTGAGATACCTGGAAAAGAAAGAGGATATGACCATTTTGATGGCTGCTGTTACTGGCAGCCATTCTTTTGGTTTATCATCCGGCCAATCAGATTACGATGTTCGGTTTATATATGTTCATAATGATAAGCGTTCATACCTTAGCTTGAGTCAGCCAGTTGAAGTCATTCAAATGAAAGAATACCTATTTGACATGGAAGGCTGGGATTTATTTAAATCATCACGTCTTTTCTTAAAAAGTAACCCTGCTCTATTTGAATTATTTCAGTCGCGAATCAAGTTGATTACGCATCCGGATTATTATAGGAAGATGAATCGATTGATAGCTGATTGCTATTCCAAAAAGGCACTGGGGCACCATTACTATCGGATGATGAGCGACAATCTTCAACAATTGACAAAAACAAGGGGGGCCGAAAGAAAAGAACTAAAAACATGGGTACAAGTATACCGTTCGTATTTAATCCTTGAATATATAATCCAACTGGGTTCGCTGCCACCTTTGTCGGTATGGGAATTACTTGATTTGGTTTCAATTGATCAAGAATTGAAAGACAGGATTACCCGGATATTTAAAGCAAAACAAATGGAGGAATATATAAGCAACAATGAAAGTGAAAAGAATCTTTCGATAATAAAAGGGAAATCACTTTCCTTAAAGAATGAGATAACTAGGCTACATCAAGGAAAGAAGATGGAAACTGAGCTTAATGAATTAATTTGGACCATTTTGGAATAG
- a CDS encoding dynamin family protein yields MIQETLKQQSKLGILTAMYEKFQSAGDTGNADKLKQLIMKVNNEEFIIAFCGHFSAGKSSMINFFLGDQVLPSSPIPTSANTVKVQKGEDYAKVFYHHQPPVLFPAPYDFKEVKKFAKDGDSVSAITISSNDFSLPDSCAIMDTPGIDSTDDAHRVSTESALHLADVVFYVMDYNHVQSEVNFLFTKELLEAEKPTYLIINMIDKHDENELSFQDFKLSVSEAFANWNVYPDGIFYTSVRDLNNPENEIEVVKQFISDIAGKGLNDGKDAIMQSANALVERHLNWLKEQYEEEHADDFEVLSELPYEERIHLTNQVDSLLKEKKSLTGRIEEIKVQYADALETILKGAYIMPAATRDLGKSFLESAQPDFKMGLLFAKKKTDAEREARIKAFLTDLQEKVKTQLEWHLKELAVKTLNQAEIHDSTLESKAQALQIEVTESYIKNSLKPQVDITGEYVLNYTNDLASAIKKKARDVSEGFLNNMVTVMEGIVEQQSISIDKELEGFSEFAEALKVTAAMNAEIEYQTERLEAIAHQTESLVDERDIDMLLTQWNEEEKNITVKIMKTDTGSNSRSVNKQLDTDHDKENKEAVPSVTVSSSDATDLRGKEKLMETATSLQQAAKLIQPLRGFQSLYKELKEKANRLEQQTFTVALFGAFSAGKSSFANALMGESVLPVSPNPTTAAINKIMSSDAEHPHGTATVKLKTEAMLLEDVSLALAAFDKSAKTLDEALQLAGQIIAKAGEVDKGKTHLSFLRAFHQGLPEHQNDLGNVVTVDLEGFKRFAAEESKSCLVDLIELRYDCEMTKQGMVLVDTPGADSINARHTGAAFEYIKNSDAILFVTYYNHPFSRADREFLIQLGRVKDSFAMDKMFFIVNAVDLAQTTDELDEVMDYVTDQLNGFGIRFPKLFPLTSKGALMEKQTPGSFKHSFLPNSGISEFQGQFDSFIENDLTGLAIESAQAAVKRTEELLRDVITASRQDEKAKRNALETLSHEAQSISELLSVIKGDAEKQRLKKEIDELTFYSKQRVFFRFNDFFKESFNPAVLKDDGGDLKIVLKQSMKNLLDALGFDLAQEMRATALRTEMFVNKLLNEKQSSLLLQMQKIRRNLSLQPYEPNERESLEFTGAFAQLDTGEFKKELALFKNPKSFFEKNEKAKMSEGLQKRLDDPALVYVKEQGGRIFEMYNEVLDQELLAIQKEFKTEISDIFAGLRAALEETVDLPYYENAVAELAKMHSK; encoded by the coding sequence ATGATTCAAGAAACATTAAAGCAACAGTCCAAATTGGGGATTTTGACTGCCATGTATGAGAAATTTCAATCGGCAGGTGATACAGGAAATGCGGATAAACTAAAACAGTTAATCATGAAAGTGAATAATGAAGAGTTCATCATTGCTTTTTGCGGGCATTTTTCAGCGGGGAAATCTAGTATGATCAACTTTTTCCTCGGTGATCAAGTATTGCCTTCAAGCCCGATTCCAACAAGTGCAAATACGGTAAAAGTCCAAAAAGGGGAAGACTATGCCAAAGTCTTTTACCATCATCAACCACCAGTCTTATTTCCTGCACCTTATGATTTTAAAGAGGTCAAGAAATTTGCCAAGGATGGAGATTCAGTATCGGCAATAACGATAAGTTCCAATGATTTTTCACTGCCGGATTCATGCGCGATCATGGATACGCCAGGAATTGATTCGACAGACGATGCACATAGAGTTTCTACGGAATCTGCCTTGCATCTAGCTGATGTCGTATTCTATGTCATGGACTACAATCACGTCCAATCAGAAGTGAACTTCCTATTCACGAAAGAATTGTTAGAGGCTGAAAAACCGACATACTTAATTATCAATATGATCGATAAGCATGATGAGAACGAGCTTAGCTTTCAAGACTTCAAGCTTTCCGTTTCTGAGGCATTTGCGAACTGGAATGTATATCCTGATGGTATTTTTTATACATCCGTAAGAGACTTGAACAATCCTGAAAATGAAATAGAAGTGGTCAAGCAATTCATATCTGATATTGCGGGCAAAGGTCTAAATGATGGGAAAGATGCCATCATGCAATCGGCTAATGCCCTGGTCGAAAGGCATCTTAATTGGCTGAAAGAGCAGTATGAAGAGGAACATGCCGATGATTTTGAAGTATTATCAGAACTTCCATATGAAGAGCGAATACACCTGACGAATCAGGTGGACAGCCTATTGAAGGAAAAAAAATCATTAACTGGACGTATAGAGGAAATCAAGGTCCAATATGCTGATGCATTAGAAACCATTTTGAAAGGTGCATACATCATGCCCGCGGCAACACGGGACCTAGGTAAATCTTTCTTGGAATCGGCTCAGCCGGACTTTAAAATGGGTCTATTATTTGCCAAGAAAAAAACGGATGCCGAACGTGAGGCACGTATTAAGGCGTTTTTGACCGATTTACAAGAAAAGGTGAAGACCCAGCTTGAATGGCATCTTAAAGAACTAGCCGTTAAAACGCTTAACCAAGCGGAGATTCATGATTCAACACTTGAAAGTAAGGCTCAGGCACTTCAGATCGAGGTAACGGAATCTTACATAAAAAACTCTTTGAAGCCTCAAGTAGATATTACGGGTGAATACGTTTTAAACTATACGAATGACTTGGCATCAGCCATCAAAAAGAAAGCACGTGATGTATCAGAAGGATTTTTGAATAATATGGTTACCGTTATGGAAGGGATAGTAGAACAGCAGTCCATATCCATCGATAAGGAACTTGAAGGTTTTTCCGAATTTGCGGAAGCCCTTAAAGTTACTGCTGCGATGAACGCGGAAATCGAGTACCAAACGGAACGATTAGAAGCCATTGCTCATCAAACTGAATCATTAGTCGATGAGCGCGATATCGATATGCTTTTAACTCAATGGAATGAAGAGGAAAAAAATATTACAGTCAAAATCATGAAAACCGATACAGGAAGTAATTCAAGGTCCGTCAACAAACAACTTGATACGGATCATGATAAAGAAAACAAGGAAGCTGTACCTTCCGTGACTGTTTCTTCATCTGATGCTACTGATTTACGCGGAAAAGAAAAGCTGATGGAGACTGCAACGAGTTTACAACAGGCTGCCAAGCTAATTCAACCTTTGAGAGGGTTTCAATCACTTTATAAAGAATTGAAAGAGAAGGCAAATCGCTTGGAACAGCAGACGTTCACGGTTGCGCTTTTCGGTGCATTCAGTGCGGGTAAATCTTCCTTTGCCAATGCGTTGATGGGAGAAAGCGTCCTTCCTGTTTCACCAAATCCAACAACTGCCGCAATCAACAAAATCATGTCTTCAGACGCTGAGCATCCACATGGAACGGCAACCGTCAAATTAAAGACGGAAGCGATGCTGTTGGAAGATGTAAGCCTGGCCTTGGCAGCTTTTGATAAATCGGCAAAAACTCTAGATGAAGCACTTCAACTGGCAGGACAAATCATTGCCAAGGCGGGGGAAGTTGATAAGGGGAAAACGCATTTATCATTTCTAAGGGCTTTTCATCAAGGGCTGCCGGAGCACCAAAATGATTTAGGAAATGTGGTTACGGTAGATCTTGAAGGATTTAAACGTTTTGCTGCAGAAGAGTCCAAGTCATGTCTTGTTGATCTGATTGAATTGCGTTATGACTGTGAAATGACTAAGCAGGGGATGGTCCTTGTTGACACACCTGGGGCCGATTCAATAAATGCACGACATACAGGAGCAGCTTTCGAATATATTAAGAATTCGGACGCCATCCTATTTGTGACCTATTATAATCACCCATTTTCACGGGCGGACAGGGAGTTCTTGATACAACTTGGACGTGTGAAAGATTCTTTCGCTATGGATAAGATGTTTTTCATCGTCAATGCCGTCGATCTGGCACAAACCACTGACGAATTGGACGAAGTGATGGATTATGTCACAGATCAATTGAATGGATTCGGAATCCGTTTTCCAAAACTGTTCCCGCTTACGAGTAAGGGAGCATTGATGGAAAAACAAACGCCTGGTTCGTTTAAGCATTCGTTCCTTCCTAATAGCGGAATCTCGGAATTCCAAGGTCAATTCGATTCTTTCATAGAAAACGATTTAACGGGACTTGCAATTGAATCGGCTCAAGCGGCTGTAAAAAGAACGGAAGAACTGCTACGAGATGTAATTACAGCTTCCAGGCAGGATGAGAAAGCGAAACGAAATGCCCTGGAGACCCTTTCTCATGAGGCACAGTCCATTTCGGAACTGCTCTCAGTCATTAAAGGGGATGCCGAAAAGCAACGTTTGAAAAAAGAGATAGACGAGTTGACTTTTTATAGTAAACAACGGGTCTTCTTCCGGTTTAATGATTTCTTCAAAGAATCGTTCAATCCGGCTGTTTTAAAAGATGATGGAGGCGATCTGAAAATTGTCCTCAAGCAATCTATGAAGAACTTATTGGATGCTTTAGGCTTTGACCTTGCCCAGGAAATGCGGGCAACGGCTTTAAGGACGGAAATGTTCGTAAATAAATTACTGAATGAGAAACAAAGCAGTTTGCTTTTGCAAATGCAAAAAATAAGAAGAAACCTTTCATTACAGCCTTATGAACCTAATGAGAGGGAGTCCCTTGAATTTACAGGAGCTTTTGCCCAATTAGATACGGGGGAATTCAAAAAGGAATTGGCATTGTTTAAAAATCCAAAATCTTTCTTTGAAAAAAATGAAAAAGCGAAAATGAGCGAAGGGCTTCAGAAGCGTTTGGATGATCCTGCCCTTGTATATGTAAAAGAACAGGGCGGACGGATTTTCGAAATGTATAATGAAGTCCTCGATCAAGAGTTACTTGCGATTCAAAAAGAGTTTAAGACGGAAATATCGGATATCTTTGCAGGTTTACGTGCAGCATTGGAGGAAACGGTCGATTTACCGTATTATGAAAATGCCGTAGCGGAATTGGCTAAAATGCATTCAAAATAG